One Edaphobacter bradus DNA window includes the following coding sequences:
- a CDS encoding alpha/beta fold hydrolase yields the protein MQRRQFTKLAVVLSISLTALAQITPAPATKWPIKDNVYVIKNFRFGTGETLPELTLHYLTLGSPHHNSAGHVDNAILLLHGTGGNRYTLLNPVFSDVLFGPGQPFDITKYFLILPDDIGQGDSSKPSDGLHMKFPQYDYDDMVRSQYIMLTEGMRVDHLRLILGTSMGCMQSWVWGEAYPHFMDALAPFACYPTELAGRNRMTRYIAIESIKNDPAWKNGDYTTEPTEGLRGAEAMLLVMGSAPLQMQKNYPTRAQAEKYVDDYMARTLKVTDANNLIYYVNASRNYNPEPKLSQLVAPALWINSADDFINPPELDIAKRVLPRMPHTKFILIPISDATRGHGTHTVAAVWKDYLIEFMRETEPK from the coding sequence ATGCAACGCAGACAATTCACGAAGCTCGCCGTCGTCCTCTCCATCTCCCTCACCGCACTCGCGCAGATCACTCCCGCACCGGCCACAAAGTGGCCCATCAAAGACAACGTCTACGTCATTAAGAACTTCCGCTTCGGCACCGGCGAAACCCTGCCCGAACTCACCCTCCACTACCTCACGCTCGGCAGCCCACACCACAACTCCGCCGGCCACGTCGACAACGCCATCCTCCTGCTCCACGGCACCGGAGGCAATCGCTACACCCTCCTCAACCCCGTCTTCTCCGACGTCCTCTTCGGCCCTGGCCAGCCCTTCGACATCACCAAATACTTCCTCATCCTCCCCGACGACATCGGCCAGGGCGACTCCTCCAAGCCCTCCGACGGCCTCCACATGAAGTTCCCCCAGTACGACTACGACGACATGGTCCGCTCGCAATACATCATGCTCACCGAAGGCATGCGCGTCGACCACCTCCGCCTCATCCTCGGAACCTCCATGGGCTGCATGCAGTCCTGGGTCTGGGGCGAAGCCTACCCACACTTCATGGACGCCCTCGCGCCCTTCGCCTGCTACCCAACCGAACTCGCCGGCCGCAACCGCATGACCCGCTACATCGCCATCGAGAGCATCAAGAACGACCCCGCGTGGAAGAACGGCGACTACACAACCGAACCCACCGAAGGCCTCCGTGGAGCTGAAGCCATGCTCCTCGTCATGGGCTCAGCCCCGCTCCAGATGCAGAAGAACTACCCCACCCGCGCCCAGGCCGAAAAGTACGTCGACGACTACATGGCCCGCACCCTCAAAGTCACCGACGCCAACAACCTCATCTACTACGTCAACGCCTCGCGCAACTACAACCCCGAGCCCAAACTCTCGCAGCTAGTCGCACCCGCCCTCTGGATTAACTCCGCCGACGACTTCATCAACCCGCCCGAACTCGACATCGCCAAGCGCGTCCTTCCCAGGATGCCGCACACAAAATTCATCCTCATCCCCATCTCCGACGCCACCCGAGGCCACGGAACCCATACCGTCGCCGCAGTCTGGAAGGACTACCTCATAGAATTCATGCGCGAGACCGAACCCAAATAG
- a CDS encoding lipocalin-like domain-containing protein: MKLRSFVTLAVLSVVALVATAQTPPIAGTWVLTAADKLLPDGARVSDYGEKPRGLILFTPDGYYSIQIYRSDRQKFAAGDKSKGTPEEYKDAVMGMSDHFGRYEIDVVKHIITFHVDRSSFPNWDDTTRTTPYELKGDVLSWRVQARPDGSVPITVLRRIR, from the coding sequence ATGAAACTCAGATCTTTCGTTACTCTCGCTGTTTTATCGGTGGTGGCGCTGGTGGCCACCGCACAGACGCCTCCGATTGCAGGTACATGGGTGCTTACGGCAGCCGACAAGTTACTTCCTGATGGCGCTCGTGTTTCCGACTATGGAGAGAAGCCGCGTGGGCTGATTCTCTTTACTCCGGATGGTTATTACTCCATACAGATCTATCGATCAGACCGGCAGAAGTTTGCAGCCGGTGACAAGTCGAAGGGAACGCCGGAGGAGTACAAAGACGCGGTGATGGGGATGAGCGATCACTTTGGACGTTACGAGATCGATGTGGTCAAACACATCATTACGTTTCATGTGGACCGCTCTTCATTTCCCAACTGGGACGATACGACTCGGACAACTCCATATGAGTTGAAGGGCGATGTACTTTCGTGGAGGGTGCAGGCTCGGCCGGATGGGTCTGTTCCGATTACGGTTTTGCGGCGGATACGTTGA
- a CDS encoding APC family permease: protein MSITDFLFGRPLATSEERAEHIGVAAGIPVFGLDALTSAAYGPEAAMTLLIPLGLAGSNYILPVIVAIVCLLVIVYFSYRQTIYAYPNGGGSYTVASENLSNGAGLLAAAALMIDYTLTAAVGISAGVGALISAVPSLQPHTLALCLIILAVLVIVNLRGVRDTGAVFMLPTLLFIGTLLIMVAVGVWRTSQSGGNPVPVVAPPHALPATVQLTMWWLLAKVFSSGCTAMTGVEAVSNGVMAFGEPRVKTAQRTLTVIIAILIVLLLGVAYLSKAYGITATDPVAAGYQSVLSMLVSAVFGRGWFYELTMASVLAALALSANTAFADFPRLTRMIALNDYLPHVFLIRGRRLLYSHGVYALTGLTAVLLILFGGVTDNLIPLYAIGAFLAFTMSQTGMVVHWYKQGPEDKVRYWHMFVNGLGAVATGITLLVVLVAKFAAGAWVTALLIPTLIAVMAAVKRHYTRVKSEMAEPCPVNLDNLQEPIVVIPMSAWNKIAEKALRFGLLMSSEIKAVHVHSSDEGGGIAAGWEEHVARPLRERKMGVPELVTIPSTYRFVVNPLMEYVLELEKNNPERKIAVLLPEMVVKHWWENALHNQRVQLLKLMLLLKGNQRIVVVNIPWYL from the coding sequence ATGTCGATCACGGATTTTCTGTTCGGCCGGCCTTTAGCGACGAGTGAGGAGCGGGCCGAGCATATTGGCGTTGCGGCCGGCATCCCGGTGTTTGGTCTGGATGCTCTGACGAGCGCGGCGTACGGACCTGAGGCGGCGATGACGCTGCTGATTCCGCTGGGGCTGGCGGGCAGCAACTACATTCTTCCAGTAATCGTGGCGATTGTGTGTCTGCTGGTGATTGTGTACTTCAGCTACCGGCAGACGATCTATGCGTATCCGAACGGCGGTGGCTCGTATACGGTGGCAAGCGAGAACCTGAGCAATGGCGCAGGGCTGCTGGCGGCTGCGGCTCTGATGATCGACTATACGCTGACGGCGGCGGTGGGGATTTCGGCGGGGGTGGGCGCGCTGATCTCGGCGGTGCCTAGTTTGCAACCGCACACGCTGGCGCTGTGCCTCATCATTCTCGCGGTGCTGGTGATTGTGAACTTGCGCGGGGTTCGAGATACGGGCGCGGTGTTCATGCTTCCGACGCTGCTATTTATCGGAACGCTGTTGATCATGGTGGCGGTAGGGGTGTGGCGCACGTCGCAGAGCGGAGGGAATCCGGTTCCGGTGGTTGCTCCTCCACATGCGTTGCCTGCGACGGTGCAGTTGACGATGTGGTGGCTGCTGGCCAAGGTTTTCTCGAGTGGATGCACGGCGATGACGGGCGTGGAGGCGGTTTCGAACGGTGTTATGGCATTTGGTGAGCCGAGGGTGAAGACCGCGCAGAGGACGCTGACGGTAATCATCGCGATCCTGATCGTGCTGCTGCTGGGGGTTGCGTACCTGTCGAAGGCGTATGGGATCACGGCGACTGATCCGGTAGCAGCGGGCTATCAGAGCGTGCTGAGCATGCTGGTGTCGGCGGTGTTTGGGAGGGGATGGTTCTATGAGCTGACGATGGCGTCGGTGCTGGCGGCGTTGGCGTTGAGCGCGAATACGGCGTTTGCGGACTTTCCTCGACTGACGCGGATGATTGCGTTGAATGACTATCTGCCGCATGTCTTTTTGATACGAGGCCGAAGGTTGTTGTACTCGCATGGTGTCTATGCGCTGACGGGATTGACCGCGGTCCTGCTGATTCTGTTTGGCGGCGTGACGGACAACCTGATTCCTCTGTATGCGATTGGTGCGTTTCTGGCGTTTACGATGTCGCAGACCGGGATGGTGGTGCACTGGTACAAGCAGGGTCCGGAGGACAAGGTGCGCTACTGGCATATGTTTGTGAATGGCCTTGGCGCGGTCGCTACGGGGATTACGCTACTCGTTGTTTTGGTGGCAAAGTTTGCGGCGGGAGCGTGGGTGACGGCGCTGCTGATTCCGACGCTGATTGCCGTGATGGCGGCGGTGAAGCGGCACTACACGCGGGTGAAGAGCGAGATGGCAGAGCCGTGTCCGGTGAATCTTGACAACCTGCAAGAGCCGATCGTGGTGATTCCGATGTCGGCGTGGAACAAGATCGCGGAGAAGGCGCTGCGGTTCGGGCTGCTGATGTCGAGCGAGATCAAGGCGGTGCATGTGCATTCGTCCGATGAGGGTGGCGGGATAGCGGCAGGGTGGGAGGAGCATGTGGCCCGGCCTCTGCGAGAACGGAAGATGGGGGTACCGGAGTTGGTGACGATCCCGTCGACTTACCGGTTTGTCGTCAATCCGCTGATGGAGTACGTCCTCGAGCTGGAGAAGAACAATCCGGAGCGTAAGATTGCGGTGCTGCTGCCGGAGATGGTGGTGAAGCACTGGTGGGAGAATGCGCTGCACAATCAGAGGGTGCAATTGCTGAAGCTGATGTTGCTGTTGAAGGGGAACCAGCGGATCGTGGTGGTGAACATCCCCTGGTACCTGTAG
- a CDS encoding LysR family transcriptional regulator — translation MPIRINLDLDTLRTFAVVHDTGSLAQAAEQLGRTPSAISLQMKRLQTDLETTLFRKRGRGLVLTEAGVLALTYARRILTLNDELLDAMQGENVAGHIRVGCTQDFAGILPSVLSHFSSLYPRMQIELRIEGNGALADAIEASQIDLAVVIGQDDRPAAETVGQLDIVWIASSTFAPPLDQPLPLAALGPQCVFRKRAIQLLEEAKIPHRIAVGSPSVEGLWAALLGGVGITARTGLNLPEGLTSAVSLYDLPRPGQLPVTVQRAANASGAAMDRMGALLAEAIRMALLAVPRGKTSKGARNRVTNSSAGPRRKA, via the coding sequence ATGCCGATACGGATCAACCTCGACCTCGATACGCTGCGGACGTTTGCTGTTGTTCATGACACGGGCAGTCTTGCGCAGGCAGCTGAGCAGTTGGGGAGGACGCCCTCTGCGATCAGTCTGCAGATGAAACGGCTGCAGACTGATTTGGAAACGACTCTGTTTCGCAAGCGCGGCCGTGGGCTGGTGCTTACTGAGGCGGGAGTGCTTGCGCTTACGTATGCGCGGCGAATACTGACGCTGAATGATGAGCTGCTGGATGCGATGCAGGGGGAGAATGTTGCGGGGCACATTCGCGTGGGATGTACGCAGGACTTTGCCGGGATTCTGCCTTCGGTGCTGTCGCATTTTTCATCGCTCTATCCTCGTATGCAGATTGAGTTGCGGATTGAAGGCAATGGAGCGCTTGCCGATGCCATTGAAGCCTCGCAGATTGATCTTGCTGTCGTGATCGGCCAGGATGATCGGCCTGCGGCAGAGACAGTGGGCCAGCTGGATATCGTCTGGATCGCATCTTCAACTTTTGCGCCGCCGTTGGATCAGCCTTTGCCGCTGGCTGCTCTAGGGCCACAATGCGTCTTTCGCAAACGCGCGATTCAGCTACTGGAAGAGGCTAAGATTCCGCATCGTATCGCTGTAGGGAGTCCCAGCGTTGAGGGTCTGTGGGCGGCGCTGCTGGGCGGGGTTGGTATCACGGCGCGTACTGGGCTGAATCTTCCTGAAGGGCTTACGTCGGCGGTATCGCTCTATGATCTGCCGCGTCCTGGTCAGCTACCTGTGACAGTGCAGAGGGCAGCGAACGCCAGTGGCGCTGCGATGGATCGGATGGGAGCGCTGCTCGCGGAGGCGATTCGGATGGCACTGCTTGCGGTTCCGCGAGGGAAGACCTCTAAGGGCGCACGTAACAGAGTTACGAATAGCTCTGCGGGGCCGCGCAGAAAAGCGTGA
- a CDS encoding M61 family metallopeptidase: MSLRSAALLPLTLLATSALAQKAPIQITADLSDAPRRLYHAEIDLPVKPGPLTLITPKWIPGNHRPTGPVDEITGVVFTANGKPIPWRRDDEDLYQFHVTVPAGVTTLHAHLDCIVTSRVSQKLAVLEWEKLLLYPANTPVKEIPVQPSVIVPKGWGIGTALTPTDGYDPQHPIGGTTHYAATTVEQLEDSPVITGQYFHEFPLAPEVTPKHYIDVVSDAPEDSNLRPALLVELNNLVRETGAAYASRHYNVYHFLLTLSDVAGGEGLEHGQSSDNGVGEKGFSDDNHQLAESDLLSHEFTHSWNGKYRRPYNLYQDDFAKMQQGSLLWVYEGMTHYLGNVLAARSGLKTQAQYRDQLAISAANLDYKPGRDWRSTEDTAIAASILRGGNLAWSNWKRGQDYYQEGELFWLDADTLIRKLTDNKKSLTDFLHIFLAKGGNTGPLIVTYNRDELVSDLNQVVKYDWATFIHDRIDNVNPHADLDGIERGGYKLVFTDKPNLSEKTVSAIGGSRSFINTWYSIGLRVNPDGTIFDVRWGSPADKANIAPGAKILAINGNIFSPEALRTAIKDAKGKTEPIHLILQSDTFVTLADIDYHDGERYPSLERIPNTPAYLDDITTPLATPEKAPTEKKQE, from the coding sequence ATGTCTCTTCGCTCTGCTGCTCTCCTGCCGCTCACACTCCTCGCCACCTCCGCTCTCGCGCAAAAGGCTCCCATCCAGATCACCGCTGACCTCTCCGACGCCCCGCGCAGGCTCTACCACGCCGAGATCGACCTCCCGGTAAAGCCCGGCCCGCTCACTCTCATCACCCCCAAGTGGATCCCCGGTAATCACCGCCCCACCGGCCCCGTCGATGAGATCACCGGCGTCGTCTTCACCGCCAACGGCAAGCCCATCCCCTGGCGCCGTGACGACGAAGACCTCTACCAGTTCCACGTCACAGTGCCCGCCGGAGTCACCACGCTCCACGCACACCTCGACTGCATCGTCACCTCGCGCGTCAGCCAGAAGCTCGCCGTCCTCGAGTGGGAGAAGCTCCTCCTCTACCCAGCCAACACGCCCGTCAAAGAGATCCCCGTGCAGCCCTCCGTCATCGTCCCCAAGGGCTGGGGCATCGGCACCGCACTCACACCCACTGACGGTTACGACCCGCAACACCCCATTGGCGGCACCACCCACTACGCCGCCACCACCGTCGAGCAGCTCGAGGACTCCCCCGTCATCACCGGGCAATATTTCCATGAATTCCCCCTCGCCCCCGAGGTCACGCCGAAGCACTACATCGACGTAGTCTCCGACGCCCCCGAGGACTCGAACCTCCGCCCCGCGCTCCTCGTCGAGTTGAACAACCTCGTCCGCGAGACCGGAGCCGCCTACGCCTCGCGCCACTACAACGTCTACCACTTCCTCCTCACACTCTCTGACGTCGCCGGAGGCGAGGGCCTCGAGCACGGCCAATCCTCCGACAACGGAGTCGGCGAAAAGGGCTTCTCCGACGACAACCACCAGCTCGCCGAATCCGACCTCCTCTCTCACGAGTTCACCCACTCCTGGAACGGCAAGTACCGCCGTCCCTACAACCTCTACCAGGACGACTTCGCCAAGATGCAGCAGGGCTCCCTCCTCTGGGTCTACGAAGGCATGACGCACTATCTCGGCAATGTCCTCGCCGCGCGCTCTGGCCTCAAGACCCAGGCGCAGTACCGCGACCAGCTCGCCATCTCTGCCGCCAACCTCGACTACAAGCCCGGGCGCGATTGGCGTAGCACAGAAGACACCGCCATCGCCGCCAGCATCCTCCGCGGAGGCAACCTCGCCTGGTCCAACTGGAAGCGCGGACAGGACTACTACCAGGAAGGCGAGCTCTTCTGGCTCGACGCCGACACTCTCATCCGCAAGCTCACCGACAACAAAAAGTCCCTCACCGACTTCCTTCACATCTTCCTCGCCAAGGGTGGTAACACCGGCCCGCTCATCGTCACGTACAACCGCGACGAGCTCGTCAGCGACCTCAACCAGGTCGTCAAGTACGACTGGGCCACCTTCATCCACGACCGCATCGACAACGTCAACCCCCACGCCGACCTCGACGGCATCGAGCGCGGAGGCTACAAGCTCGTCTTCACCGACAAGCCTAACCTTTCAGAAAAGACCGTGAGTGCAATCGGCGGGTCCCGGTCCTTCATCAACACCTGGTACTCCATCGGTCTCCGCGTCAACCCTGACGGCACGATCTTCGACGTTCGCTGGGGAAGCCCCGCCGACAAGGCCAACATCGCTCCCGGCGCGAAGATCCTCGCCATCAACGGCAACATCTTCTCCCCTGAAGCCCTACGCACCGCCATCAAGGACGCGAAAGGCAAGACCGAACCCATCCACCTCATCCTGCAATCCGACACCTTCGTCACCCTCGCCGACATCGACTACCACGACGGCGAGCGCTATCCCTCGCTCGAGCGAATCCCCAACACCCCGGCCTACCTCGACGACATCACCACTCCTCTAGCCACACCCGAGAAAGCTCCCACCGAGAAGAAACAGGAGTAG
- a CDS encoding SRPBCC family protein → MATSVVEMQAKSESKENLKLEVKRVIKASRQRVFDAWTRPETIRLWFAPGTSRVTDASLDAREGGAWRLAMTGGCGEEGLPDTNRVHAVTGRYTRVEPYDVLAFTWKSPANPDEESLVTIELKDVEDGTELTLTHERFLTVESRDRHLAGWSIVVPKLQEFFEKV, encoded by the coding sequence ATGGCGACAAGCGTGGTTGAGATGCAGGCAAAGAGTGAGTCGAAGGAGAACCTGAAGCTTGAGGTAAAGCGAGTGATCAAGGCGAGCCGGCAGCGGGTGTTCGATGCATGGACCCGGCCTGAGACGATTCGGTTGTGGTTTGCGCCAGGGACGAGTCGAGTTACTGACGCGAGTCTGGACGCGCGCGAGGGAGGAGCGTGGCGGCTGGCGATGACTGGCGGATGCGGCGAGGAGGGGCTGCCGGATACGAACAGAGTGCATGCGGTGACGGGGCGGTACACGCGGGTTGAGCCGTATGATGTTCTGGCGTTTACGTGGAAGAGTCCTGCGAATCCGGATGAAGAGTCGCTTGTGACGATTGAGCTGAAGGATGTTGAGGACGGGACGGAACTGACGTTGACGCATGAGCGCTTCCTGACGGTGGAGTCGCGCGACCGGCATCTTGCGGGCTGGAGCATCGTTGTGCCTAAGCTGCAGGAGTTTTTTGAGAAGGTCTGA
- a CDS encoding MarR family winged helix-turn-helix transcriptional regulator, translating into MDLNPGSVSVAVDRLYKKGLVSRVESENDRRVRTVSITEKGRRVFVPIFRQHAALIKRAFQDVSPEELSQMEEVLKRIGRRAEELGEQEGHR; encoded by the coding sequence GTGGACCTCAACCCCGGATCGGTCAGCGTTGCAGTCGATCGACTGTACAAGAAGGGGTTGGTCAGTCGTGTGGAGAGCGAGAACGATCGCCGCGTTCGCACTGTTTCGATTACGGAGAAGGGACGCCGGGTATTCGTTCCGATCTTCCGCCAACACGCCGCTCTCATCAAACGTGCATTTCAGGATGTCTCGCCCGAGGAACTGAGCCAGATGGAAGAAGTACTGAAGAGAATCGGAAGACGCGCCGAAGAATTGGGCGAACAAGAGGGCCACCGTTAG
- a CDS encoding MmcQ/YjbR family DNA-binding protein — translation MAMKKAGSRSVQRRQKAASSEAARELAVLLRQELPGIGVQEKFGNLSFSVGGKVFGFTRGEDAVALKLPAELVKELAEERGFEALVMGKRVMKEWVVVECGARGWRGELGLFREAKWFVSGER, via the coding sequence ATGGCGATGAAGAAGGCAGGCTCGCGATCGGTTCAGAGGAGGCAGAAGGCTGCTTCTTCGGAGGCCGCTCGCGAGCTTGCTGTTTTGCTGCGGCAGGAGTTACCGGGGATTGGGGTGCAGGAGAAGTTTGGGAATCTTTCGTTCTCGGTGGGTGGGAAGGTGTTTGGGTTCACGCGTGGGGAGGATGCGGTTGCTTTGAAGCTGCCTGCCGAGCTGGTGAAGGAGTTGGCGGAGGAGCGTGGGTTTGAGGCGCTGGTAATGGGGAAGCGAGTGATGAAGGAGTGGGTTGTGGTGGAGTGTGGGGCTCGTGGGTGGCGGGGTGAGTTGGGGTTGTTTCGTGAGGCGAAGTGGTTTGTCTCAGGCGAGCGGTGA
- a CDS encoding cupin domain-containing protein gives MSTISNTVAIPADDPRRNLVVKNLDNSNALHLAVVADTYTILLSGMDTAGRFTLIDMHVPPGGGPPPHRHDFEETFILLDGELQATFRGEKRIVRAGETVHIPANAPHQFHNASSKPVRMLCICSPAGQEEFFKEIGTPVAARTTPPPKVEAAQEAAFMKKVIEVAPKYRTELLKEA, from the coding sequence ATGTCTACGATATCAAACACAGTAGCAATTCCGGCCGACGACCCACGACGGAATCTGGTGGTTAAAAACCTGGATAACAGCAATGCCCTGCATCTCGCAGTCGTGGCCGACACATACACGATCCTGCTGTCCGGAATGGACACTGCAGGTCGATTCACCCTGATCGATATGCATGTTCCTCCCGGAGGAGGCCCTCCCCCGCATCGTCATGATTTCGAGGAGACCTTTATTCTTCTCGACGGTGAACTACAAGCTACTTTCCGAGGGGAGAAGCGTATTGTGCGCGCTGGAGAAACAGTCCACATTCCAGCGAACGCTCCTCACCAATTCCATAACGCCTCGTCGAAGCCGGTGAGGATGCTTTGCATCTGCTCGCCGGCAGGCCAGGAGGAGTTCTTCAAAGAGATAGGAACACCGGTTGCGGCACGCACCACTCCGCCTCCGAAGGTCGAAGCAGCGCAGGAGGCAGCGTTCATGAAGAAAGTAATTGAAGTGGCTCCGAAGTACCGAACCGAACTGCTCAAAGAGGCGTAG
- a CDS encoding glutathione peroxidase — MANIYDIPVNRITGEPASLGDYRGRVLLVVNVASKCGLTPQYDALEKIYARFKANGLVVCGFPANDFGSQEPSSNDEIQAFCRTNFSVDFPMFAKIVVTGSETHGLYNALIAAQPKAIGDSRPAFRDNLNKFLATHHNGATTNPEPGILWNFEKFLIDRNGNVVARFSPEITPDDPAVIAAIEKALNG, encoded by the coding sequence ATGGCAAACATCTATGACATCCCCGTCAATCGCATCACTGGCGAACCCGCCTCTCTCGGCGACTACCGCGGCAGAGTCCTTCTCGTCGTCAACGTCGCCTCGAAGTGCGGCCTCACGCCCCAGTATGACGCCCTCGAAAAGATCTACGCTCGCTTCAAAGCCAACGGCCTCGTAGTCTGCGGATTCCCTGCCAACGACTTCGGCTCGCAGGAGCCCAGCTCCAACGACGAGATCCAGGCCTTCTGCCGCACCAACTTCTCCGTCGACTTCCCCATGTTCGCCAAGATCGTCGTCACCGGGAGTGAAACCCACGGCCTCTACAACGCCCTCATCGCCGCGCAGCCAAAGGCCATCGGCGACTCCCGCCCAGCCTTCCGCGACAACCTCAACAAATTCCTCGCCACTCACCACAACGGAGCCACCACCAACCCCGAGCCCGGAATCCTCTGGAACTTCGAAAAGTTCCTCATCGATCGCAACGGTAACGTCGTCGCCCGTTTCTCCCCCGAGATCACTCCCGACGACCCCGCCGTCATCGCAGCCATCGAAAAGGCCCTTAACGGGTAG
- a CDS encoding APC family permease, with the protein MSFTNVLFGRPLATSEERAEHIGVAAGIPIFGLDALTSAAYGPEAAMALLIPMGIAGTQHIVPVITAILVLLVIVFFSYRQTIAAYPTGGGSYTVATENLGNGAGLLAAAALMIDYILTAAVGISAGVTALTSAVPSLIPHTLALCLLILAVLAIVNLRGVKDTGAAFILPTFMFVGTLLVLIGVGVYKTYLSGGHPVPLEVPPPPAVQTVKYLGIWLLMKTFSSGCAAMTGVEAVSNGVMAFSEPRAKRAQRTLSIIVATLIVLLYGITWLSKMYGITAMDPDAHNYQSVLSILTTAVFGRGWFYYVTMGSVLVALSLSANTAFADFPRLARAIAQHDYLPHVFTLRGRRLLFSHGVYALTGFTAVILILFGGVTDKLIPLYAIGAFLAFTLSQAGMVVHWMKMDEHRGRLWHMFVNGIGAVATGITTIVVLIAKFAAGAWVTALLVPVLIGLMMVVKRHYSRVKREMKDMTPLNLANLEQPIVVIPMARWDRISEKALRFGLLLSKELKVVHIHSDDEPEGLEEVWGENILAPIEREKLSVPELVTIPSTYRFVVSPLMDYILDLEEKNPGRKVAVLLPEMVVRHWWENLLHNQRVQVLKLLLLLKGNQRIVVVNIPWYL; encoded by the coding sequence ATGTCATTCACGAATGTTCTTTTTGGACGGCCTCTTGCGACCAGCGAGGAACGTGCCGAGCATATCGGCGTAGCAGCAGGAATCCCGATCTTCGGGCTGGATGCGCTAACGAGCGCGGCGTACGGGCCCGAGGCGGCGATGGCGCTGCTGATCCCGATGGGAATCGCCGGAACCCAGCACATTGTTCCAGTGATTACAGCGATTCTGGTTCTGCTGGTGATTGTGTTTTTCAGCTACCGGCAGACGATTGCGGCGTATCCGACCGGGGGCGGATCGTACACGGTGGCGACGGAGAACCTGGGCAATGGCGCGGGGTTGCTGGCAGCCGCTGCTCTGATGATCGATTACATTCTGACGGCGGCGGTGGGAATCTCGGCGGGCGTAACGGCGCTGACGTCGGCTGTGCCGTCTCTGATTCCGCATACGCTGGCGCTGTGTCTGCTGATTCTTGCGGTGCTGGCTATTGTGAACCTGCGTGGCGTGAAGGACACAGGAGCGGCGTTCATCCTGCCGACGTTCATGTTTGTGGGCACGCTGCTGGTGCTGATCGGGGTGGGGGTCTACAAGACGTACCTGAGCGGAGGGCATCCGGTTCCGCTGGAGGTGCCGCCTCCGCCCGCGGTGCAGACGGTGAAGTACCTGGGGATATGGCTGCTGATGAAGACGTTCTCCAGCGGCTGCGCGGCGATGACGGGCGTGGAGGCGGTGTCGAACGGGGTGATGGCGTTCAGCGAGCCTCGGGCGAAGAGGGCGCAGCGGACACTGTCGATTATCGTGGCGACGCTGATCGTGCTGCTGTACGGGATTACGTGGCTCTCGAAGATGTATGGCATTACGGCGATGGACCCGGATGCGCACAATTATCAGAGCGTGTTGAGCATCCTGACGACGGCGGTCTTCGGACGCGGGTGGTTTTACTACGTGACGATGGGGTCGGTGCTGGTGGCGCTGTCGCTGAGCGCGAATACGGCTTTCGCGGACTTTCCGCGACTGGCGCGGGCAATTGCGCAGCATGACTACCTGCCCCATGTGTTTACGTTGCGCGGGCGGAGGCTGCTGTTCTCGCATGGGGTCTACGCGCTCACCGGATTTACGGCGGTGATTCTGATTCTCTTCGGGGGCGTGACGGACAAACTGATTCCGCTGTATGCGATTGGCGCGTTTCTGGCGTTTACGCTGTCGCAGGCCGGGATGGTCGTGCACTGGATGAAGATGGACGAGCACCGGGGTCGGTTGTGGCACATGTTCGTAAACGGCATCGGCGCAGTGGCGACGGGCATCACGACGATTGTGGTGCTGATCGCGAAGTTCGCGGCGGGTGCGTGGGTGACGGCGCTGCTGGTTCCGGTGCTGATTGGGCTCATGATGGTCGTGAAGCGGCATTACAGCAGGGTGAAGCGAGAGATGAAAGACATGACTCCGCTGAACCTTGCGAACCTGGAGCAGCCGATCGTGGTGATTCCGATGGCGCGATGGGACCGGATCTCGGAGAAGGCTCTGCGGTTCGGGTTGCTGCTGTCGAAGGAGCTCAAGGTCGTGCACATCCACTCGGACGATGAGCCCGAGGGGCTGGAAGAGGTGTGGGGAGAGAACATTCTCGCGCCGATCGAACGCGAGAAGCTGTCGGTGCCGGAACTGGTTACGATTCCGTCGACGTACCGGTTCGTCGTCAGCCCGCTGATGGATTACATCCTCGACCTTGAGGAGAAGAATCCGGGGCGGAAGGTGGCGGTGCTGCTGCCGGAGATGGTGGTTCGGCACTGGTGGGAGAATTTGCTGCACAATCAGCGCGTGCAGGTGCTGAAGCTGCTGCTGCTGCTGAAGGGGAACCAGCGGATCGTGGTGGTGAATATTCCTTGGTATCTGTAG